The Magnetococcales bacterium genomic sequence CCACCTCACTTCAGCCCCCCTGTCAGGCTACGCGGGAGGGGTGGTGAATAGTTACACGGAATTATTCATACCATTCTGCTGCAATCGGACCTGGACCGCGCCATGACGGCGTCGCGCTCACCCGACGAGCCTCACCGTGAAACCGCCACGGTTCCGCTCGTCAGGACGTCGCGCGCCCTGTCCTGACGCGCCTGGCCGGTTTCGCGACAACGGTTCCGAAGGAGGTGGGATAATTTCAAGAAATGATCCTCATAAGGAATCTGCCGGCACTCAAGGGCCCGAGTATCTCGGCAGAGCGATTAACTTGATATAGATCAACAAGTTGAATCAATTAATAAAATTAGCAAAATCTATCCAATATACTCTAAAATGGCCTTGCAAGGTGAAGACTCTCCATCCGGGAAACGTCGCCCTGCGCTCTCCGGAGGTGGCCACATGTTCAGACCTTCCAGCCGAACTTCCCGTCCCCTCCCTTCGCGGCGACGACTTTGCCTCGGTCTGGTCGCCGGCCTTGTGGCCTTTTTGTCGCTGGTCAACCTCGGCATCGGGCAACCCGAAGCCTCGAAGGAACTCCGTCTGGTGGTGGCCCACACCCCGACGTTGCTGACGGGTCTGGTCACCCTGGCGCAACGCCTGGGTTACTTTCGGAATGCCGGGCTGGATGTTGTCCTCTCCGAACATGCCACCGGGGACGAGGCACTCCAGCGTGTCGAATCGGGTCAGGCGGATCTGGCAACGGTGGCGGAGACCGCTTTCGTACTGCGCCTTTTCGAACGACCGCAGCTCCGCGCCCTGGCCGTCATCGGCGGCAGCGACAACGAGGTGCGCATTCTGGCGCGAAAAGATGCGGGCATTGCCGTTCCCTCCGACCTCAACGGAAAGCGCATCGCCACCCAGAAACGCCTGTCGACCCACTTTTTTCTGGATCAGTTTCTGCTGAAAAACGGGCTTTCCATGCAGGACATCACCCCCCACTTCCATAAACTCCCCGAGTTGCCGGATCGCATCGTGGCCGGAGAAGTCGATGCGATCAGCACACGGGATCCCTTTCTGAGTCGGGCCACGGCGCGACTGGGGGAGAACGCGGTCGTTTTCGAAGCCATCGGTTTGTATGACAAGGTTTTCCTGCTGGCCACTCTCGAAGAGAGCCTTCCCGGACGTGAAAAGGCCTTGGAACGCTTTCTTCACGCCTTGATCCGGGCCGAGGCTTTCGTGCGGGATTCGGATAACGAAGCCCGGAAGCTCCTGCTGCGTCTTCTTCCGGGAGAAGAATTGGAGTCCCAGTGGCAGCACGCCCGCCTGCGGGTCTGGTTGGATCACCGCTTTTTGTTGACCCTGGAAAACGTTGCCGACTGGGCCATTCGCAACGATCTGACGGACAAGCGGACCCTGCCCAATTTCCTTTCCAACCTCGAAGCCGGACCGTTGCGCAGCGTGCGTCCGGTGGCTGTCAACCTGTTGGAGTAGGCGGGGCATGTATATTCGCACCAAACTGTTGTGGATGGGGCTGCTTCCCCTGGCCGTCTTCGTTCTGTTGACGGCGCAAGCCTTGTTGGTGCAACAGGATCTGGAGGCCATGATCGGGCGGGTGCGCCAGAGCAACGAGGTGATGAAACATTCCGCCGATCTGACGGTGCTGACCTTCGAAAATGTCATGCAGGGTGGGGAACGCCCGGAAGCCATGTGGCACGCGACTGTGCAGCGGCTCTCCGAAGCCGTGGCCTCCCTGCGACAGACGACCTCCGATACCGATGAAATCTACCTGCTCGATGCCATGTGGGAGGGGTTGGACCGCTCCGCGACGCTGCATCAGGAGTATCACCAGCAACCTCCCTCCGCCCGGACGCCCGCCTCGGCGCTTTACCGCAATCTTCTGCTGCGCCGCATTCGCATCGAGGCCCAATCGCTGGTACCTCTGACCCAGAAGCTGCATGACCGGCAACAGGCGGCCATGAGTCGGCTGGCCCATCGGCAGGGACAAGTCCATCTCCTGCTTCTGGTGATCCTGGCCACCGGCGTGGCCTTCTCCTCCGGAATCACCATTCGCGCCATCTCCCGTTCGGTATCGATTCTGAGGGAGGGGATTCGCGGCCTGGGGGCCGGCAATCTCAACCATCCCATCGTGCTGCACTCCCGCGACGAACTGCAGGATGTCGCCGATTCCCTGAACCGCATGAGCGATAACCTGAATGCCCTGACCGTCTCACGGGAAGAACTGCAAACGGAAAGAGACGCCTTGCGGGCATCGGAACAACGACTGGCCGAAGCGCTGGAGTTCAATCGACGCATCATTCACGGCGCTCCGGTGGGGGTGGTGGTTTTTCATGCCGACGGGCAAACGGTGCTTGGCAATGAAACCGCCGCACGCACCGTTGGCGCCACCATGGAGGGTTTCCTCAGCCGCAACTTCCGGCAACTCGCCTCCTGGCGGGATTCAGGTCTGCTCGAAACCGCCCTGGATTGCCTGCATAGCGGTCAGGTGCGGCGTCAGGAGGTGTTCGTTCACACCAGCTTCGGCATCGATACCTGGATCGATTGCCACCTGGCGCCCCTGACCCTTGACGCCCAGCCCCATCTGCTGGTGGTCTTTTCCGATACCACCGCCTTTCATCGCATCAAAGACGAATTGACCCGCACCAGCGAGATGGCCCAGACCGCCAATCGGGCCAAAAGTGACTTTCTGGCCAACATGAGCCATGAGATCCGCACCCCCATGAACGCCATTCTGGGCATGACCGACCTGCTGTGGGAGACCGCCCTTCTGCCGGACCAGCGGAAATATGTACACCTCAGCCGCTGTGCGGGAGAAACCCTGCTTTCCATCATCAATGATGTCCTCGATTTCTCCAAGATCGAGGCGGGCCGCATGGAACTGGAGCAGATCGACTTCGACCTGGGAGAGGAGTTGGAAACCTGCTGCGAAATCATGGCGCCACGCGCCCATGGCAAAGGTTTGGAACTGGTTTGGCGAATGGAGGGGGATGTACCGGCCCGACTGGTGGGAGATCCGGTGCGTCTGCGTCAGATCTTCCTCAATCTGGTGGGCAACGCGGTGAAATTCACCGAATCCGGGTACATCGAACTGGAGGGGAGGCGTGCCGAACCAAGGTCGGGCGATGCCGACGGAACCTGGCTGGAATTTTCCGTGCGGGATACGGGGATCGGCATTCCAAGCCATCGGCAGGGTCCTATTTTTGACAGTTTCACCCAGGCGGACAACAGCACCACCCGGCGTTTCGGGGGTACCGGCCTGGGGCTGTCCATCGTGCGACGCCTGGTGGAATTGATGGGAGGGGACGTCTCGGTGGAAAGCCGGGAAGGGGAGGGAGCCCATTTCCGCATACGCTGTCCTTTCCGGGAAGGGAGATCCTCCGCATCCGTCAGGAAGGAGGCTTTCCAGTTCCAGGGGGTTCGGGTGCTGATTGTGGACGATACGGCCCTCAACCGCCTGGTGCAGCGGGAGATGCTGGAACAACACGGGGCTCGGGTGGTGGAGGTGGAGGATGGCGTTTCGGGGTTGATGGCCATGGAGAAAGCGGTAGCCGAAGGCACGCCTTTCGACATCCTGCTGGTGGACGTGCGCATGCCGGGTATGGACGGTTTTCAGGTGGTGGAGTGCTGGAAAGCGGCGGGCCATCCGGGTACACCGATTCTGGTATTGACCTCCGATCACCGCGAACGGCACCGGGAACGCAGCGCGGCTCTGGGTATCGGCCACTATCTGGTCAAACCGGTGCGTCACCTGGAGTTTCTGCACACTGTAGCCCAGGCCCTCGGCCTCGAAAGCGGCCTTCCGGCGGAGGTCTCACCCCAGGCGGCGGAAACGGGAGCCGTTGCCCTGCAGGTGCTGCTGGTGGATGATTCCGAGGATAACAGACTGCTGATTCAAGCCTACCTGGAGAAAACCCCCCATGTATTGGAGGTGGCGGAAAACGGGGTATCGGCTCTGGAGATGCTGAAGCGGCAACGTTACGATCTGGTGCTGATGGATGTGCAGATGCCGCTGATGGACGGGCATGAGGCAACCCGCTTGTGGCGGGAGTGGGAACGGGAGCACGGGTTGCCCCGTACCACGGTGGTGGCGTTGACGGCCTACGCCCTGCAGGAAGATCTGGAGCGCAGCCTGGCCGCCGGCTGCGACGCCCACCTGAGCAAACCGATTCGCAAGGCCCGGCTGTTGGGGGTGTTGCAGGACATTGCAAAACACCCTCAACCAGAGGGCGGCACTCTTTGAGTTATTATATATTGTTTTTCTGCAATAATAATATTATAGCAATTTGACTTTCAATCGCCATTTATGCAATCATCCAAATCAATTAATAAACTATTTTTTAATCGCCCGACGGGAGAGGGGATCGGAAGAGATCAGGCTCTGTTCGAGAGTTCATGAAAGGTGATTGATTTCCTGTCATGCACATGCAGATAAGCCGGAGAGTCGATTGAAGAAGGTGTTGCCAACTTTTTTATTTTTGTAGGTCGTTTTTCGACCCCACCGACAAAAATAATATATTTTCGGGTTCTGGTCCGCCATGAGCCTTCGCCGAGAAAATTCCGGGATGCGGCGGCGATAAATTCCAGTACAGCGTCTGCCCCCTTGAATTGTTGGATAATCTCATTTTCTCGTGAGGTCTTTGCTGAGGATTTCATCTCCATAAAGAGTATGCAGTCTTGTGTTACCAACGTGTAATCGCACCGCTTGCGGTAATTTTCACGGAGGCATTCCGGGGGAGGGATTTGGTCCATGTGGATCAGAACGGCCTCTTTCGGAACATTCTCAATGTAAACTTTACTCAGCGAAGCCTGAGGATCGTTTTCCTTGAGAAGTATGGCATGAGCCGATTCCGTTTGATAGGGTATCGAAATAAAGGCGTCCTGAATTAATCTTTTTATAATTTCATGATTTTGAATCATATCAGGGCTCTCCGTAAAGGATTTCATCCTGAATACGATTCATCTCGTCTGTCGCGTCGTCAAAGCTGGAGATTCCGACTCCCTCCTCCTGCGAGACGGGAACAGGCACCAAGGTCCTGGCTCGTTGTTTCCTCTTGCCGCCTTCCAGCAAAACCATTTTCTCCGCAACGGTGTAAATTCGAACCGAATCCGCAGAGAGCAGTTCATCTCTCGAATAGTTGTATTTGTTGCGCACGGCTTCCATATGGGGGGTTTGTTTATAAAGAAGCAGTAAAGTATTTAATTCGCGCACAATGTAGTCGCTGTGGGTTGTAATGAAGACACTCACCCCCTGGTTGCACAAAATGGCCAGCAGTCGCGCCACAAGCCGCTGATTCTTCGGATGAAGGTTCAGTTCCGGTTCGTCGATGATCAGCAGGTCACCTGGCGTGGCCAAATGGGCCAGATACCCTCCCAGATGGAAGAGGGAACGGACGGAACTGGAGCTTTCATTGATGTCCAGTTTCAGCTTGACGTTCTCCTCCGGAACAAAAACAAGTTTGCTGTTCTTGAATTCGAACTTTCCTCCGCAAAGGGTTTGGAATCGCGTGGCGATCAGGGCCGCACTCCGTTTGAGGCTGTTGGTTTCTTTGCTGATGGATTCGTAATCCCTGGCAAAATCGACATTGGCATTGACAGGCAAGGCATAACGTGAGTAGGCCTTTTGCAACAACTCGAACGGATCGAGAT encodes the following:
- a CDS encoding response regulator, with product MYIRTKLLWMGLLPLAVFVLLTAQALLVQQDLEAMIGRVRQSNEVMKHSADLTVLTFENVMQGGERPEAMWHATVQRLSEAVASLRQTTSDTDEIYLLDAMWEGLDRSATLHQEYHQQPPSARTPASALYRNLLLRRIRIEAQSLVPLTQKLHDRQQAAMSRLAHRQGQVHLLLLVILATGVAFSSGITIRAISRSVSILREGIRGLGAGNLNHPIVLHSRDELQDVADSLNRMSDNLNALTVSREELQTERDALRASEQRLAEALEFNRRIIHGAPVGVVVFHADGQTVLGNETAARTVGATMEGFLSRNFRQLASWRDSGLLETALDCLHSGQVRRQEVFVHTSFGIDTWIDCHLAPLTLDAQPHLLVVFSDTTAFHRIKDELTRTSEMAQTANRAKSDFLANMSHEIRTPMNAILGMTDLLWETALLPDQRKYVHLSRCAGETLLSIINDVLDFSKIEAGRMELEQIDFDLGEELETCCEIMAPRAHGKGLELVWRMEGDVPARLVGDPVRLRQIFLNLVGNAVKFTESGYIELEGRRAEPRSGDADGTWLEFSVRDTGIGIPSHRQGPIFDSFTQADNSTTRRFGGTGLGLSIVRRLVELMGGDVSVESREGEGAHFRIRCPFREGRSSASVRKEAFQFQGVRVLIVDDTALNRLVQREMLEQHGARVVEVEDGVSGLMAMEKAVAEGTPFDILLVDVRMPGMDGFQVVECWKAAGHPGTPILVLTSDHRERHRERSAALGIGHYLVKPVRHLEFLHTVAQALGLESGLPAEVSPQAAETGAVALQVLLVDDSEDNRLLIQAYLEKTPHVLEVAENGVSALEMLKRQRYDLVLMDVQMPLMDGHEATRLWREWEREHGLPRTTVVALTAYALQEDLERSLAAGCDAHLSKPIRKARLLGVLQDIAKHPQPEGGTL
- a CDS encoding AAA family ATPase codes for the protein VFAADASFFPLAKIRVTIEKDVLKQLTFFEQQVSSGQNQIMSITVENGSEEIAFSLLGKENAIPHRLILQRIIGGAVKEILFNTILPKPFIASVERTGAAIFRRELDITRNRLLETMASQGKDLDPFELLQKAYSRYALPVNANVDFARDYESISKETNSLKRSAALIATRFQTLCGGKFEFKNSKLVFVPEENVKLKLDINESSSSVRSLFHLGGYLAHLATPGDLLIIDEPELNLHPKNQRLVARLLAILCNQGVSVFITTHSDYIVRELNTLLLLYKQTPHMEAVRNKYNYSRDELLSADSVRIYTVAEKMVLLEGGKRKQRARTLVPVPVSQEEGVGISSFDDATDEMNRIQDEILYGEP
- a CDS encoding ABC transporter substrate-binding protein, encoding MFRPSSRTSRPLPSRRRLCLGLVAGLVAFLSLVNLGIGQPEASKELRLVVAHTPTLLTGLVTLAQRLGYFRNAGLDVVLSEHATGDEALQRVESGQADLATVAETAFVLRLFERPQLRALAVIGGSDNEVRILARKDAGIAVPSDLNGKRIATQKRLSTHFFLDQFLLKNGLSMQDITPHFHKLPELPDRIVAGEVDAISTRDPFLSRATARLGENAVVFEAIGLYDKVFLLATLEESLPGREKALERFLHALIRAEAFVRDSDNEARKLLLRLLPGEELESQWQHARLRVWLDHRFLLTLENVADWAIRNDLTDKRTLPNFLSNLEAGPLRSVRPVAVNLLE